In Arctopsyche grandis isolate Sample6627 chromosome 13, ASM5162203v2, whole genome shotgun sequence, one DNA window encodes the following:
- the Syt14 gene encoding synaptotagmin 14, with protein MVITGVENSSNPEATTYVSAFAGLAAIVLMVLLFVNRRYFFSGSSANTVCSEIIHTSKIVPVSSRPRGLERTYSFDASESVEDLGDPLLYLPQNATPQNFSDIERGEKLILPVARSESACTHNSVESSLKETRIDSVEPIPLDQNARIVAYHQLALTQSSVESDATNQDCIVVLSQDTFSHSGSCGSVEVAFLYDAPMRKMTVHVLQARDLPQKDRGQPSHTQIRLLMLPSKKQKHKTKIRSGENPQFMESFLLHRVNPEEVNSMGVRFRVYGCERMRRQRLIGEAAVQFSSLRLELENSLWLSLQPRANIQLTGSTCDLASLGRSDSVSSCSSMQHGGVAEMLIGLAYNGTTGSLAVEVIKGSHFRKLSINKAPDTYVKLCMVSSLGQEMARSKTSTRRGQPNPLYKELFLFQVALFQLSEVTLMVSVWWRRSVKKNEMVGWFSLGLNSSGQEEAAHWKDMREAKGEQIQRWHVLIDS; from the exons cgGAAGCAACTACGTACGTCTCGGCCTTCGCAGGACTAGCAGCCATAGTACTAATGGTTCTGCTATTCGTAAATAGGAGGTATTTCTTCAGTGGATCATCTGCAAATACTGTGTGCAGTGAAATCATCCACACAAGCAAAATTGTACCAGTCAGCAGCCGACCAAGAGGATTAG AAAGGACCTATTCGTTCGACGCATCAGAATCCGTTGAAGATTTGGGTGATCCGTTGCTTTATTTACCACAG aaTGCAACACCTCAAAACTTTTCCGACATTGAGAGAGGAGAGAAGTTAATTCTCCCCGTAGCTCGTTCTGAATCAGCATGCACTCACAACTCAGTAGAATCAAGCCTCAAGGAGACTAGAATCGATTCGGTAGAACCAATACCTCTAGATCAAAACGCAAGAATAGTAGCATATCATCAGTTGGCATTGACACAAAGTAGCGTGGAGAGCGATGCCACCAATCAAGAT TGTATTGTAGTATTATCCCAAGATACTTTTTCACATTCTGGTAGCTGTGGATCAGTGGAAGTCGCTTTTCTCTATGATGCACCAATGAGAAAAATGACGGTTCACGTTCTGCAAGCAAGAGACTTGCCACAAAAAGACAGAGGACAACCATCTCACACACaa atAAGGTTATTGATGTTGCCAAGCAAAAAACAAAAGCACAAGACCAAAATCCGTTCCGGAGAGAACCCACAGTTCATGGAAAGCTTCTTACTTCACAGAGTCAATCCAG AGGAAGTCAACAGTATGGGAGTAAGGTTTCGTGTTTATGGATGTGAAAGGATGCGTCGTCAGAGATTAATTGGTGAAGCAGCCGTACAGTTTTCTTCTTTAAGGCTAGAATTGGAAAATTCTCTTTGGTTATCCCTGCAACCAAGAGCAAACATTCAA TTGACCGGTTCTACTTGTGATCTGGCCAGTTTGGGACGGTCAGACAGTGTTAGTTCCTGCTCCAGCATGCAGCATGGAGGTGTAGCTGAAATGTTGATCGGTTTAGCGTACAACGGCACAACTGGCAGTTTGGCAGTTGAG GTTATCAAAGGGAGTCACTTTCGCAAACTTTCAATAAACAAAGCTCCTGACACGTATGTTAAACTGTGCATGGTTAGCAGCCTCGGCCAAGAAATGGCAAGATCTAAAACTTCAACCAGAAGGGGTCAACCGAATCCACTATACAAGGAATTGTTCCTATTTCAA GTGGCATTATTCCAACTCAGTGAAGTGACTCTGATGGTGTCCGTATGGTGGAGACGAAGTGTCAAGAAGAACGAAATGGTAGGATGGTTCTCTTTGGGCTTAAACTCATCTGGACAGGAGGAGGCAGCTCATTGGAAAGACATGCGCGAAGCAAAGGGTGAACAAATCCAACGGTGGCATGTATTGATAGATTCCTGA